One Citrobacter amalonaticus genomic window carries:
- the oppC gene encoding oligopeptide ABC transporter permease OppC: MMLGKKNSEALENFSEKLEVEGRSLWQDARRRFMHNRAAVASLIVLVMIALFVTLAPMLSQFTYFDTDWGMMSSAPDTESGHYFGTDSSGRDLLVRVAIGGRISLMVGIAAALVAVVVGTLYGSLSGYLGGKIDSVMMRLLEILNSFPFMFFVILLVTFFGQNILLIFVAIGMVSWLDMARIVRGQTLSLKRKEFIEAAQVGGVSTGNIVLRHIVPNVLGVVVVYASLLVPSMILFESFLSFLGLGTQEPLSSWGALLSDGANSMEVSPWLLLFPAAFLVVTLFCFNFIGDGLRDALDPKDR, from the coding sequence ATGATGCTAGGTAAGAAAAACAGCGAAGCGCTGGAGAATTTCAGTGAGAAGCTGGAGGTCGAGGGGCGCAGCCTGTGGCAGGATGCGCGCCGTCGTTTTATGCATAACCGCGCGGCGGTTGCCAGTCTGATTGTGCTGGTGATGATTGCGCTGTTCGTGACGCTGGCACCGATGCTGTCGCAGTTCACCTACTTTGATACCGACTGGGGAATGATGTCCAGCGCGCCGGATACCGAGTCTGGCCACTATTTTGGTACCGACTCCTCCGGGCGCGACCTGCTGGTGCGCGTGGCGATTGGCGGGCGGATTTCACTGATGGTCGGCATCGCTGCCGCACTGGTGGCGGTGGTAGTGGGGACGCTGTACGGCTCGCTTTCAGGCTATCTGGGCGGCAAAATCGACTCTGTGATGATGCGCCTGCTGGAAATCCTCAACTCCTTCCCGTTTATGTTCTTCGTTATTCTGCTGGTCACCTTCTTCGGACAAAACATTCTGCTGATTTTTGTGGCGATCGGGATGGTCTCCTGGCTGGATATGGCGCGTATTGTGCGTGGGCAGACCCTGAGTCTGAAGCGGAAAGAATTTATTGAAGCCGCGCAGGTAGGCGGCGTGTCGACTGGCAACATTGTACTGCGTCATATTGTACCTAACGTGCTGGGCGTGGTAGTGGTGTACGCCTCCTTGCTGGTGCCAAGCATGATCCTGTTCGAATCCTTCCTCAGCTTCCTGGGGCTGGGGACGCAGGAGCCGCTGAGCAGTTGGGGCGCGTTGCTGAGCGATGGCGCCAACTCGATGGAAGTGTCGCCGTGGCTACTGCTGTTCCCGGCTGCTTTTCTGGTGGTGACGTTGTTCTGTTTTAACTTTATTGGCGATGGCCTGCGTGATGCCCTCGACCCGAAAGACCGTTAA
- the oppB gene encoding oligopeptide ABC transporter permease OppB, whose translation MLKFILRRCLEAIPTLFILITISFFMMRLAPGSPFTGERALPAEVLANIEAKYHLNDPIMTQYFSYLKQLAHGDFGPSFKYKDYTVNDLVASSFPVSAKLGLAAFFLAVILGVSAGVIAALKQNTRWDYAVMGVAMTGVVIPSFVVAPLLVMIFAITLKWLPGGGWNGGALKFMILPMVALSLAYIASIARITRGSMIEVLHSNFIRTARAKGLPMRRIIFRHALKPALLPVLSYMGPAFVGIITGSMVIETIYGLPGIGQLFVNGALNRDYSLVLSLTILVGTLTIVFNAIVDVLYAVIDPKIRY comes from the coding sequence ATGTTGAAATTTATTCTACGCCGCTGTCTGGAAGCAATTCCGACGCTGTTTATTCTTATTACCATTTCGTTCTTTATGATGCGTCTAGCGCCGGGAAGTCCCTTCACCGGTGAACGCGCGCTGCCGGCAGAAGTTCTGGCAAACATTGAAGCGAAATACCATCTTAACGACCCCATCATGACCCAGTATTTCAGCTATCTGAAGCAGCTGGCGCACGGTGATTTCGGTCCTTCTTTTAAATACAAAGATTATACGGTTAACGATCTGGTCGCTTCGAGTTTTCCGGTATCGGCAAAACTGGGCCTTGCCGCCTTTTTTCTGGCCGTGATCCTCGGGGTGAGCGCTGGCGTGATTGCCGCGTTGAAGCAAAACACGCGATGGGACTATGCGGTCATGGGGGTGGCCATGACCGGGGTGGTGATACCGAGCTTTGTGGTTGCGCCTCTGCTGGTCATGATATTCGCGATCACCCTCAAATGGCTGCCGGGCGGCGGCTGGAATGGCGGGGCGTTGAAATTTATGATCCTGCCGATGGTGGCGTTATCACTGGCCTATATTGCCAGTATTGCGCGTATCACCCGTGGCTCGATGATTGAAGTGCTGCACTCAAACTTCATCCGCACCGCGCGAGCCAAAGGGCTGCCGATGCGCCGTATCATTTTCCGCCATGCGTTGAAACCGGCGTTACTCCCGGTGCTCTCTTATATGGGGCCGGCATTTGTCGGGATTATCACAGGTTCAATGGTTATTGAGACAATCTATGGTTTGCCGGGGATCGGTCAGCTGTTTGTTAACGGCGCGTTGAACCGCGATTACTCGCTGGTGCTCAGCCTGACGATCCTCGTGGGGACATTGACTATTGTCTTTAATGCGATTGTTGACGTGCTCTATGCCGTCATCGACCCGAAAATTCGTTACTGA